In Nitratireductor mangrovi, the genomic window GCGATGCCGTACCGACTCGCAAGCGCCAACAAACCCACCCGCGAACCCGGCGTCAGCCGCAAGCCCGAGCGGGCACCCGCGATGCGCAGCGAAGCGGAGCACGCAAAGGAAAGAATCAGCCCGTTGGCCCGCCCCCGCGGAGGCCAGCGAGCCGAGAGGCGAGCGCTCGGCCGCGAGCGCAATAAATCCACCCGTGAGCGATCAATAAAAGGACCCCCAGCCATGAACGCACCGACCCTGCATCCCCGCGACCTGCCGCCCGAAATCCTGTCGGCGCTGGAGGAGGCGCTGAAGATCACCGCCTGGCGCGACGGCGCGCCGAAACGCTGCCCGCGCCGCGCCTGCCGCCGCGACGGCGCCTGCCATCTGAAGCTCGACGCCAACGTCGCCCATGACTGCGGCGGCCACCTGTCGGCGCGCGCCGAATGCAACGCCGTCGACATGCTGACCTTCATTCACCGGCTGGCGACCCGCAACCCGCCGAACCCGGCGCCGGATTTCGAACTGCCGGACTTCAACGCCTTCGACTGAGCGGGGATACCGGCCTGCATGTCGCCATCCCGGGCCGGTGCCGGACCCTTGCGCTCGTCAGCCCGGGCCAGCGCGGCGCGGGCCCGGAATCCATGCCGGGACGGCGCCGCAGCGCGGGCGCTATGACGAAGCGCCGCCCTGGCCAAGGTCGCGCGCCGCCGCCCATTCGGCATAGTCGCGCAGCAGCGCCCCGATGCCCTCCATGGGCGGAAACTTTTCGAAGCTGCGCACCGCGCCGGTCGCCGCGAAAGGCAGTCTTTCCGCTGTGCAGGTCTCCATGAACGGCTCGAAGCCGGCCGGGTCGTCGAGCATGGTCGGTCGTACATTGACGAAATCCATGCCGGCGATGCGGGTGAAGACCCAACTCATGCAGGAGGGGCAGAAATGATGCCGGCTGACCGGCCCGCGCAGCCCGCCGATCACCGCCTCGCCGGCCGTCACGACAAAGCCGTCGGCCGGCACCATCGCCGTCAGCGAATAGGCCGAGCCGGTCATCTTCTGGCAGCCGGTGCAGTGGCAGGCGCTGGTGGCGAGCGGCGACGCCGAAATGCTGAAGCGCAGCCGGCCGCAGCGGCAGCCGCCCTCGCGCGGCAGGTTCCAGTCGGTCATGGGCCTTGTCTCCGGTTCGCGTGCGCCGCGATACCACCAGCGCCGGCGCCCGCCGGCAACCGGGCAGGCCGTCCTGCCCGCTGGGCCAGCGGCGGCCGCATGACCGTGATTGAGGAAAGGAACCCGCTCCCGCGGGCGCGCCGCCGCCGCCTTCCGCAGGGGCCTTCGCGGAAAAACGGTTGCGGGCTCGCCCGCGAGAGCGAACCGGTTCCGGGCGGCGGGCATGCGCCCGATGGCGCACCCCACCTGGCGCCACCCGCCCGGAAGCGGATTCCGCGGCCCGTCCCCAAAAGTCGGGAACGTCGGCACCGCGGGAACTCGGATGGTCGAACACGGCCTCGGACCGGCCGCGTCGTCGAGCGGACTATCGCTGCGGAAAGCGGCCGCCGCATGACGCATTTGCGTCACACGGCGCGGCGAAAAGGCCCGGCTGTGGCTGCCGCGCCACGCGACGCCCGCGAAAAATTTCGGCGAAGACGAATCAGCCGGGGTCGAAACCGCCGGTCACCACGCCTGCCGCGCGCAAGAGCCCGACCAGTTCGGCCTGGCGCCCGAGGCCGGATTTGGCCAGCACCCGGTTGAGCTGGTTGCGCACCGTCGCCACCGAGGCCCCGGTCAGCCGGGCGATCTCGCCGGTGGTGGCGCCGGTGGCGATCGCCGCCGCCACCCTGGCCTCGGCCGGGGTCAGGTCGAACAGGCT contains:
- a CDS encoding GFA family protein, with the translated sequence MTDWNLPREGGCRCGRLRFSISASPLATSACHCTGCQKMTGSAYSLTAMVPADGFVVTAGEAVIGGLRGPVSRHHFCPSCMSWVFTRIAGMDFVNVRPTMLDDPAGFEPFMETCTAERLPFAATGAVRSFEKFPPMEGIGALLRDYAEWAAARDLGQGGASS